GGAGAAGGTGGATGCCTTCAGATCGTGGATAAAATCGGTGGGAATTCCTACACCGCATGGGGCAAGGTAACCCCACGTCACGACCGATTCATCAATGCCATGTTAAAGAGCAAAGCACACATAATTGCCACCATGCGGAGCAAGGCCAATTATGAAACCGGAAAGGACGAAAAGACCGGGAAAATGACCATTGAGAAAAAGGGTACCGCTCCAATTCAGCGGGACTCAGTGGACTATGAATTCACAGTGGTTTTTGACCTGAACCAGAGACATCTGGCCAGTGTATCAAAAGACCGGACTTCCCTCTTTGATGGCAAAGATTTCCTGATCACTGAGGATATCGGGCACCAATTACTTCGGTGGCTGAATGATGGGACAGAACCCATTCAGCAACCCGCCAAACCGGAGCCACAGAAGCCAACGCCGCCACCGGTTCAATCGAATGTCCTGCCGAAACAACTTGCCTCAGAGGATCAATTGACTCGGATCGGGGACCTGCTTCGCGAGGAAGACTTCCTCACCATCGAAACAGTAAACACCACCCGGGACTATCTGAAAAAACACCCACAGCCAACGGCAGAAGCTGCAATCCGGATTATCCGGAAACTGGAAGAGGAGATCG
This genomic window from Bacteroidota bacterium contains:
- a CDS encoding AAA family ATPase, which produces MMFQKAIKAKQKLRLALEGASGSGKTFSSLLLAKAMGERIAVIDTEHGSASLYADRFEFDVLDLKPPYEPERFIEAIEMAEKAGYGVIIIDSISHEWNGEGGCLQIVDKIGGNSYTAWGKVTPRHDRFINAMLKSKAHIIATMRSKANYETGKDEKTGKMTIEKKGTAPIQRDSVDYEFTVVFDLNQRHLASVSKDRTSLFDGKDFLITEDIGHQLLRWLNDGTEPIQQPAKPEPQKPTPPPVQSNVLPKQLASEDQLTRIGDLLREEDFLTIETVNTTRDYLKKHPQPTAEAAIRIIRKLEEEIGKNRETVPDGQPDEKESFESLFGGAQ